The following proteins are co-located in the Desulfatitalea tepidiphila genome:
- the prfA gene encoding peptide chain release factor 1, protein MYNKLKGVEDRFLQLEAMLSDPAVLQDRAAYQRYAREHSEISDIVAAFRTYQQVDQELDESLELLKDSDPEIKNLAREEVDRLNQRKEELEDELKKLLIPKDPLDEKNVLLEIRAGTGGDEAGLFAGDLYKMYSRYAESLGWKLEVLDHHTTGVGGLKEIIVLVKGKGAYSRLKYESGTHRVQRVPTTETQGRIHTSAVTVAVLPEAEEVEVDIDPSELRIDVFRSSGPGGQSVNTTDSAVRITHLPSGLVVSCQDEKSQHKNKAKAMKVLRSRLLDKMTQEQDAKRYEERKSQVGSGDRSERIRTYNFPQGRVTDHRIGLTLYKLEMILQGDLDEIIDALVTYYQSQALQHAQ, encoded by the coding sequence ATGTATAACAAATTAAAAGGTGTCGAAGACCGGTTTCTTCAGTTGGAAGCGATGCTGAGTGATCCGGCTGTGCTGCAGGATCGTGCCGCGTATCAACGGTACGCTCGCGAGCATTCGGAAATTTCCGATATCGTCGCGGCCTTTCGGACCTATCAGCAGGTGGATCAGGAGTTGGACGAGAGCCTGGAGCTCTTGAAGGACAGCGATCCCGAAATCAAGAACCTGGCCAGGGAAGAGGTCGATCGCCTGAATCAACGCAAAGAGGAGCTCGAGGATGAACTGAAAAAGCTCCTTATTCCCAAAGATCCGTTGGATGAAAAGAACGTGTTGCTCGAAATCCGGGCGGGCACCGGAGGGGACGAGGCCGGTCTTTTCGCCGGTGATCTATACAAGATGTACAGTCGATACGCCGAGTCGCTGGGGTGGAAACTGGAGGTTCTCGACCACCACACCACCGGTGTGGGCGGATTGAAAGAGATTATCGTCCTGGTGAAAGGCAAGGGGGCCTACAGCCGGCTGAAATACGAGAGCGGCACCCATCGTGTGCAGCGCGTACCGACGACCGAGACACAGGGACGGATTCATACGTCGGCGGTCACCGTGGCCGTTTTGCCGGAGGCCGAGGAGGTCGAGGTGGATATCGATCCCAGTGAATTGCGAATCGACGTGTTTCGCTCGTCCGGACCCGGTGGTCAGTCGGTCAACACGACCGATTCGGCGGTGCGCATCACCCATCTGCCCAGCGGCCTGGTGGTCAGCTGCCAGGATGAAAAATCCCAGCACAAGAACAAGGCCAAAGCCATGAAGGTGCTGCGTTCGCGATTGCTGGACAAAATGACGCAGGAACAGGACGCCAAACGCTACGAGGAACGCAAGAGCCAGGTCGGCAGCGGCGATCGAAGCGAGCGCATCCGAACCTATAATTTTCCCCAGGGGCGCGTGACCGACCATCGGATTGGGTTGACGCTTTACAAGCTGGAAATGATCCTTCAGGGCGACCTGGATGAGATCATCGATGCCCTGGTCACCTATTATCAAAGCCAAGCCCTGCAGCATGCCCAGTGA
- the rpmE gene encoding 50S ribosomal protein L31, which yields MKSDIHPEYAEATIKCACGNTFTVGSTKKEISVEICSHCHPFFTGKQKLVDTAGRIERFRKKYAKFQKEQ from the coding sequence ATGAAATCCGATATTCATCCAGAATACGCAGAAGCGACCATCAAGTGCGCTTGCGGGAACACCTTTACCGTCGGCTCCACCAAAAAAGAGATATCGGTTGAAATTTGTTCCCATTGCCACCCGTTTTTCACTGGAAAGCAGAAACTGGTGGATACGGCCGGCCGTATCGAGCGGTTTCGCAAAAAATACGCGAAATTCCAGAAAGAGCAATAG